The following coding sequences lie in one Desulfobacterales bacterium genomic window:
- a CDS encoding HAMP domain-containing histidine kinase — translation MNGNDIVVECPPSEKASIEDLKRQSDYFLNFGEPFNLMDYMLEMVLVLNDKRQIVYSNQIMLDILGIENKNKLIGLRPGDALSCMHADKCLGGCGMTPFCTKCGALQAILLSQKGQICSNECRIVRKKGEEQTSIDLKVKTKPFQFNGENFLLFTGIDISHEKRRKVLERVFFHDILNLAGGLKGYISLISGYDFPKEKVSKYHKNIDLIADEIIGEIESQKDLLNAENNELYVNIVPITSVMLLKQIKDIYSRNPVSLEKKIVIDSKSEAIVFFSDKKLIQRVLGNLIKNALEAINSGDAVTIGCKSHDNEIEFFVHNNGCMAQSVQLQIFKRSFSTKGTGRGLGTYSVKLFTEEYLKGKVDYKTSKDAGTVFMVRYPINLQI, via the coding sequence ATGAATGGTAATGATATTGTTGTTGAATGCCCTCCATCAGAAAAGGCGAGCATAGAAGATCTTAAAAGACAATCTGATTATTTTTTAAATTTTGGAGAACCTTTTAACTTAATGGATTATATGCTTGAAATGGTTCTTGTTCTTAATGATAAAAGACAGATAGTATATTCAAATCAAATAATGTTAGATATTCTTGGAATAGAAAATAAAAATAAATTAATCGGATTAAGACCTGGTGATGCTTTAAGCTGCATGCATGCAGATAAATGCCTTGGCGGTTGCGGAATGACTCCTTTTTGTACAAAATGTGGAGCTTTGCAGGCAATATTATTAAGCCAAAAAGGCCAGATTTGCTCAAATGAATGCAGAATAGTTCGAAAAAAAGGTGAAGAACAAACATCTATCGATTTAAAGGTAAAAACAAAGCCATTTCAATTTAATGGGGAAAATTTTCTTCTTTTTACAGGCATTGACATTAGTCATGAAAAAAGAAGAAAGGTTTTAGAGCGGGTATTTTTTCATGATATTTTAAATCTTGCTGGCGGTCTTAAAGGATATATTAGCCTTATATCTGGTTATGATTTTCCAAAGGAGAAAGTATCAAAATACCATAAAAATATTGATTTGATAGCTGATGAAATAATAGGAGAAATAGAATCCCAAAAAGATCTTTTAAATGCTGAAAATAATGAGCTTTATGTAAATATTGTTCCTATTACAAGTGTAATGCTATTAAAGCAGATAAAAGATATTTATTCAAGAAATCCGGTGTCATTGGAAAAAAAGATCGTCATAGACTCAAAATCAGAAGCCATAGTTTTTTTTAGCGATAAAAAATTAATTCAAAGAGTGCTTGGTAATTTGATAAAAAATGCATTAGAAGCAATAAATAGCGGAGATGCTGTAACTATTGGATGTAAAAGTCACGATAATGAGATTGAGTTTTTTGTGCATAATAATGGATGTATGGCTCAATCTGTTCAACTCCAGATTTTTAAGAGATCATTTTCAACGAAAGGCACTGGAAGAGGTCTTGGAACTTATTCAGTAAAATTATTTACAGAAGAATATTTAAAAGGTAAAGTCGATTACAAAACATCAAAAGATGCTGGAACTGTTTTTATGGTTAGATATCCTATCAATTTGCAAATTTAA
- a CDS encoding SHOCT domain-containing protein, with amino-acid sequence MKSESFFEKQMYIVKNLAIFYIIIIALFSIPLIGTFVVFIIKGIMDLKYLVAAIGGAIVITFLSYALIFIRRAGKKIQEDGISFINGVKEISYNPDDSIVDTKLITDYHASKEQLNIADAKNDRNKSSENLSIIISQLKELSDLKQQNIIDEDEFQRLKQRLLNIS; translated from the coding sequence ATGAAATCTGAATCATTCTTTGAAAAGCAAATGTATATAGTAAAGAATCTTGCTATATTTTATATTATTATAATTGCATTATTCTCAATTCCGTTAATTGGAACTTTTGTTGTATTCATAATTAAAGGCATTATGGATTTAAAATATCTTGTTGCAGCAATTGGAGGAGCAATTGTAATTACGTTTCTTTCTTATGCTCTGATTTTTATAAGAAGAGCTGGTAAAAAAATTCAAGAAGACGGGATTAGCTTCATTAATGGTGTAAAAGAAATTTCCTACAATCCAGATGATTCTATAGTTGACACTAAGTTAATCACCGATTATCATGCATCAAAAGAACAGCTAAATATTGCTGATGCTAAAAATGATAGGAATAAATCTTCAGAAAATTTAAGTATAATTATATCGCAGCTTAAAGAATTATCTGATTTGAAACAGCAGAATATTATTGATGAAGATGAATTTCAAAGGTTAAAGCAACGATTATTAAATATTTCCTAA
- a CDS encoding ATP-binding protein, with translation MRYFNTAGPINPEKHYCLSPLNRINLEEILYLIEQEKYFVLHAPRQTGKTSSLLALMEYLNKENKFKCLYINVEGAQAARENIQQGMKAIIQELALRAKIYLNDNFIETILPKMFDETAYISVLNQALTEWCPTLSVPLVLLIDEIDALVGDTLISVLRQIRSGYDRRPVNFPQSIILCGVRDVRDYRIHSDKEKAIITGGSAFNIKAKSLRLGNFVHSEVDALLEEHTKETGQKFDFKAKDLIWEYTQGQPWLVNALAYEVSFDMKGGRDRTKSITEAMVIQAKENLILRRETHLDQLADKLREERVQNVISPMMEGKYIEKINPDDIQYVIDLGLIKKDNSELKISNPIYREVIPRELTIITQYNLASKIKSSWYISPDGSLDMLKLLKAFQEFFREHSEHWVERFEYKEAGPQLLIQAFLQRVVNSGGRIEREYGLGRGRTDLMVIWPYPKGIQKEVIELKILYKSLEKTISAGLEQTYDYMDRVGRDEGHLVIFDRSVSKTWEEKIFCRKDIYKNKNKTITVWGM, from the coding sequence ATGCGTTATTTTAACACAGCAGGACCAATTAATCCTGAAAAGCATTACTGCTTATCACCTCTTAATAGAATTAATTTAGAAGAAATTTTATATTTAATTGAGCAGGAAAAATATTTTGTTTTGCATGCGCCAAGGCAAACAGGCAAAACATCAAGTCTTTTAGCCTTGATGGAATATTTAAATAAAGAAAATAAGTTTAAATGCTTGTATATAAATGTAGAAGGCGCTCAAGCAGCAAGGGAGAATATCCAACAAGGTATGAAGGCTATAATTCAGGAATTGGCTTTAAGGGCAAAAATCTATTTGAATGATAATTTTATAGAGACTATTTTGCCGAAGATGTTTGATGAAACCGCCTATATTTCAGTCTTAAATCAAGCTTTAACTGAATGGTGTCCTACTCTTTCAGTTCCTTTAGTTCTTCTTATAGACGAAATAGATGCGTTAGTTGGCGATACCTTGATTTCAGTGTTAAGACAAATCCGTTCAGGTTATGACAGACGGCCAGTTAATTTTCCTCAATCAATAATTTTATGTGGAGTTAGAGATGTTCGTGATTACCGTATTCATTCTGATAAAGAAAAAGCAATTATTACAGGAGGCAGTGCCTTCAATATTAAAGCTAAATCTTTGAGGCTTGGAAATTTTGTTCATTCTGAAGTTGATGCTTTACTCGAAGAGCATACAAAAGAGACAGGTCAGAAATTTGATTTTAAAGCAAAAGATTTAATTTGGGAATATACTCAAGGTCAGCCTTGGCTGGTTAATGCATTGGCTTATGAAGTTTCTTTTGATATGAAGGGCGGAAGAGATAGAACAAAGTCAATTACAGAGGCGATGGTAATACAAGCGAAAGAGAATCTAATTTTGAGGAGGGAAACTCATCTTGACCAATTAGCAGATAAATTACGTGAAGAAAGAGTTCAAAACGTTATAAGTCCGATGATGGAAGGCAAATATATTGAAAAGATAAATCCAGATGATATTCAATACGTAATAGATTTAGGACTTATAAAAAAAGATAATTCTGAACTTAAAATTTCAAATCCGATTTATAGAGAAGTTATTCCAAGAGAGCTTACAATAATTACTCAATACAATTTAGCGTCTAAAATTAAATCTTCATGGTATATTTCACCAGATGGAAGCTTAGACATGCTGAAATTATTAAAAGCATTTCAAGAATTTTTCAGAGAACATTCAGAACATTGGGTAGAAAGATTTGAATATAAAGAAGCAGGGCCTCAACTTTTGATACAAGCTTTTCTCCAAAGAGTTGTGAATTCAGGAGGTAGAATTGAAAGAGAATATGGTCTCGGCAGGGGCAGAACAGATTTAATGGTAATTTGGCCTTATCCAAAAGGGATTCAAAAAGAGGTAATTGAGCTTAAAATTTTATATAAAAGCCTTGAAAAAACAATATCTGCGGGTCTTGAGCAAACTTATGACTACATGGATAGAGTCGGTCGAGATGAAGGGCATTTAGTAATTTTTGATAGAAGTGTGTCTAAAACATGGGAAGAAAAAATTTTTTGCAGGAAAGACATATATAAAAATAAAAATAAAACTATAACTGTCTGGGGAATGTAG
- the rffA gene encoding dTDP-4-amino-4,6-dideoxygalactose transaminase, with product MKIPFNKPFIAGKELYYIARAVFESHLSGDGTFSKLCHRWFEDRLKCKRAFLTHSCTAALEMAAILSDIQSGDEIIMPSFTFVSTANAFVLRGGIPVFIDIRKDTLNIDESLIEEAITPKTKAIVPVHYAGISCDMDKILDIADRYNLIVIEDAAQSLLSTYNGKYLGTIGHLGCLSFHETKNIISGEGGALLVNDKKFIERAEIIREKGTNRNKFFRGEVDKYTWVDIGSSYLPSELVGAFLYGQLEQSEKIISARCNVFSLYYDMLKPLEDRGFIRLPFIENMCICNGHIFYIITSSLEERTSLIKYLKDREIITVFHYVPLHSSPAGKKYGRVNGSMDNTNDLSERVLRLPMYYEMTKEDVEIVVKAINDFYMR from the coding sequence ATGAAAATTCCTTTTAATAAACCCTTTATAGCTGGAAAAGAATTGTATTATATAGCTCGAGCTGTTTTTGAAAGCCATCTTTCTGGAGACGGGACATTTTCAAAACTATGCCATCGTTGGTTTGAAGACAGGCTTAAATGTAAAAGAGCATTTTTAACCCATTCTTGCACCGCAGCATTAGAAATGGCGGCAATTTTATCGGATATTCAGTCTGGTGATGAAATTATAATGCCTTCATTTACTTTTGTATCTACAGCCAATGCTTTTGTCCTTAGAGGCGGAATTCCTGTTTTTATTGATATACGAAAAGATACTTTAAATATTGATGAAAGCCTGATTGAAGAAGCTATAACGCCAAAAACAAAAGCTATTGTTCCTGTTCATTATGCCGGAATTTCCTGCGATATGGATAAAATACTCGATATTGCAGATAGATATAATTTAATTGTTATTGAAGATGCGGCTCAATCGTTACTTTCTACATATAATGGCAAATATCTTGGAACAATAGGGCATCTCGGATGTTTAAGTTTTCACGAAACAAAAAATATAATAAGCGGGGAAGGTGGAGCATTATTAGTTAATGATAAAAAATTCATAGAGCGTGCCGAAATTATTAGGGAGAAAGGAACTAATAGAAATAAATTTTTTAGAGGAGAGGTTGATAAATATACATGGGTAGATATCGGATCTTCTTATCTTCCGAGTGAGCTTGTTGGAGCATTTTTATATGGTCAGCTTGAACAAAGCGAAAAGATAATTTCAGCACGGTGCAATGTTTTTAGCCTATATTATGATATGCTTAAACCCCTTGAAGATCGAGGGTTTATTCGTTTGCCTTTCATTGAAAATATGTGCATATGCAATGGACATATTTTTTATATTATAACGAGTTCCCTTGAAGAGCGCACAAGCTTAATTAAATATTTAAAAGATAGAGAAATAATTACTGTTTTTCATTATGTTCCCCTTCACTCATCACCAGCCGGTAAAAAATATGGCAGAGTTAACGGTAGTATGGACAATACAAACGACTTGAGCGAACGAGTTTTAAGGCTTCCTATGTATTATGAGATGACTAAAGAGGACGTCGAAATAGTTGTTAAAGCAATTAATGATTTTTATATGAGGTAA